From the genome of Methanobrevibacter smithii ATCC 35061, one region includes:
- a CDS encoding DMT family transporter, with translation MKNIYFLLPALAGIMFGSSGIFVRTLTENGIDPTTLLFLRFSIAAVVMFVCVLLTDKSLFKIKKEYLPYFIIAAISIVGLNLCYNEAMNSIHLSLAAVLLGTSPIFVIIGAYFTLGEKITVKKIGSMFLAIVGCILASGFLESSIGSISLIGVLGGVGAAIFCAVYTLDSTKVINKGCHTYCILFYSLILIVILLLPFTNFGQINHYVNVNQLSNVLFLILHSFISFALPYICLTTALNYVESGVASILLSGCEPIAALIFGIICYFEIPTVLMLCGLVIVIVALVILCKPSKKEEVKV, from the coding sequence ATGAAAAATATTTATTTTTTATTGCCTGCTTTAGCAGGAATAATGTTTGGATCAAGTGGGATTTTTGTCAGAACTTTAACTGAAAATGGGATTGATCCAACAACATTGCTGTTTTTAAGATTTTCAATAGCTGCTGTGGTAATGTTTGTTTGCGTGTTGCTGACTGACAAATCATTATTTAAAATCAAAAAAGAGTATTTGCCTTATTTTATCATTGCAGCCATTAGTATTGTAGGATTAAATCTTTGTTATAATGAGGCTATGAATTCAATTCATTTGTCTCTTGCAGCAGTATTGCTGGGTACCTCTCCGATATTTGTTATAATCGGCGCTTATTTTACATTAGGTGAAAAAATAACTGTTAAAAAAATAGGGTCGATGTTTTTGGCAATTGTAGGATGTATTTTGGCTAGTGGATTTTTAGAAAGCAGTATAGGTTCAATTTCATTAATCGGTGTTTTAGGCGGTGTTGGAGCTGCAATATTTTGTGCGGTTTATACATTAGATTCAACAAAAGTAATCAATAAGGGATGTCATACTTACTGTATTTTATTTTATTCTTTAATATTGATTGTAATTTTATTGCTCCCTTTTACAAATTTTGGACAGATAAATCATTATGTTAATGTTAATCAGCTTTCAAATGTGTTGTTTTTAATATTGCATTCATTTATTTCATTTGCTTTGCCATATATTTGTTTAACAACAGCTTTAAATTATGTGGAATCAGGGGTGGCATCAATATTATTGTCTGGATGTGAACCTATTGCAGCATTAATATTTGGTATTATTTGTTACTTTGAAATTCCAACAGTTTTAATGCTTTGCGGTTTGGTGATTGTTATTGTTGCATTGGTGATTTTATGCAAACCGTCTAAAAAAGAAGAAGTTAAAGTTT